Proteins from a genomic interval of Pseudomonas sp. RC10:
- a CDS encoding extracellular solute-binding protein, translating to MRFVFSSLIVATLVLVSGLQSLSAAPQHALTVYGEAPRYPADFKHFDYVNPDAPKGGSMRRSAQEIGQYDHIMPYLDKGTGVSQVNGLLYSPLAVKSLDEPYTVYGLIAEKMERAPDGMSLRFFLNPKARFSDGTTITAEDVRFTYNLLMTQGSLSYRTEFGDVKGVEVESPTQIRFDFKSNESRTLPLDLASLPVFPEHYWKDKDFTNGGGFDVPVGSGPYRIGKVDPGRSITFERDPNWWAKDLPVNRGVYNFDHFSVEYFGDIDVARQVLRGGGYDYNREYSATGYSILYDSPALTEGRLQRAHLARGAVQSSQGFVFNLDRPKFQDRRVRQALAMLWDFEWTNKQMMRNVYVRQNSYFSNSDLAATQLPTESELKILEPLRGQVPPEVFTTVFQTPKTDGTGFIRDKQLQALALLEEAGWMPKGDKLVNAESEPLSFTFLNGQSGFEKILLPYKRNLAQIGVDFEIRRIDSAQYLNRVMARDYDMIVTGYGVSTSPGMELYNNFGSSVARDSGSSNYMVLRDPAVDTLINGLAKADTKPAMVDYAHALDRVLQWGFYWIPNYYPPGSSTVWWNRFGIPKVQASNSEAIETWWEISPQALTTEQFAQQRGASAIPSEVK from the coding sequence ATGCGTTTTGTTTTTTCATCGCTGATCGTTGCAACACTGGTCCTTGTCTCAGGTCTTCAATCCCTGTCCGCTGCACCTCAACACGCCCTGACCGTCTATGGTGAAGCTCCCCGCTACCCGGCCGATTTCAAACACTTCGACTACGTGAACCCGGATGCCCCAAAAGGCGGCAGCATGCGCCGGTCCGCACAGGAAATCGGTCAATACGATCACATCATGCCGTACCTCGACAAAGGCACCGGCGTGTCGCAAGTCAACGGCCTGCTCTACTCCCCGTTGGCGGTGAAATCCCTGGACGAGCCTTACACGGTTTACGGCCTGATCGCGGAAAAAATGGAGCGTGCACCGGACGGCATGTCGCTGCGCTTTTTCCTTAATCCCAAGGCACGTTTCTCCGACGGGACGACCATCACCGCTGAAGACGTGCGCTTTACCTATAACCTGCTGATGACTCAGGGCAGCCTGTCCTACCGCACCGAGTTCGGCGACGTAAAAGGCGTCGAGGTGGAATCGCCCACCCAGATCCGCTTTGACTTCAAGAGCAATGAAAGCCGGACCTTGCCGCTGGACCTGGCCTCGTTGCCGGTGTTCCCCGAGCATTACTGGAAAGACAAAGACTTCACCAACGGCGGCGGTTTCGATGTTCCCGTCGGCAGCGGACCGTATCGGATCGGCAAGGTCGATCCAGGCCGCAGCATCACCTTCGAGCGTGACCCGAACTGGTGGGCGAAGGACCTGCCGGTGAATCGCGGGGTTTATAACTTCGATCACTTCAGCGTCGAGTATTTCGGCGACATTGACGTCGCCCGCCAAGTGCTGCGCGGCGGCGGCTACGACTACAACCGCGAATATTCGGCCACTGGCTATTCCATCCTGTATGACAGCCCGGCACTGACCGAGGGTCGTCTGCAACGCGCGCACCTGGCCAGAGGCGCCGTTCAAAGTTCGCAAGGCTTCGTGTTCAACCTGGACCGGCCGAAATTCCAGGATCGCCGTGTGCGCCAGGCGCTGGCGATGCTGTGGGACTTCGAATGGACTAACAAGCAGATGATGCGCAACGTCTACGTGCGCCAGAACAGCTACTTCTCCAACAGCGACCTGGCGGCCACCCAGCTTCCCACCGAGTCTGAACTGAAAATTCTCGAACCGCTGCGTGGCCAGGTTCCTCCGGAAGTCTTTACCACGGTGTTCCAGACACCCAAGACCGACGGCACCGGTTTCATCCGAGACAAACAGTTGCAGGCGTTGGCGTTGCTGGAAGAAGCCGGCTGGATGCCGAAAGGCGACAAGCTGGTCAATGCCGAAAGCGAGCCGCTGAGTTTCACCTTCCTCAACGGCCAGAGCGGGTTCGAGAAGATTCTGCTGCCTTATAAGCGCAATCTGGCGCAGATTGGCGTCGATTTCGAGATCCGTCGCATCGATTCCGCGCAATACCTGAACCGGGTCATGGCGCGGGACTACGACATGATCGTGACCGGCTACGGCGTCTCGACCTCCCCCGGCATGGAGCTGTACAACAATTTCGGTTCCAGTGTGGCGCGCGATTCCGGCTCCAGCAATTACATGGTGTTGCGTGACCCGGCGGTCGACACCCTGATCAACGGCCTCGCCAAAGCCGACACCAAACCGGCGATGGTCGATTACGCCCATGCGCTGGATCGGGTGCTGCAATGGGGCTTTTACTGGATTCCCAACTATTATCCGCCGGGCTCCTCAACCGTCTGGTGGAACCGCTTCGGCATCCCCAAAGTGCAGGCCAGCAACAGTGAAGCCATCGAGACTTGGTGGGAAATCAGCCCGCAGGCGCTGACCACCGAACAGTTCGCCCAGCAACGGGGCGCCTCGGCCATTCCTTCGGAGGTGAAGTAA
- a CDS encoding microcin C ABC transporter permease YejB, translating into MLGYLTRRLLLIIPTLLCILLVNFFIVQAAPGGPVEQAIAKLQGVAGGTIGAGHTETMNVGQSRASRGLDPKLIKEIEHQYGFDKPLHERLWLMLSNYARLDFGNSFFRGAKVTDLILQKMPVSISLGLWATLITYLVSIPLGIRKAVKHGSHFDIWSSTAIIIGYAMPAFLFAMLLVVLFAGGTYLNWFPIRGLVSENFDQMTTLGKIADYFWHLVLPVASLVIGGFATLTILTKNSFLNEVTRQYVVTARAKGLSERRVLYGHVFRNAMLLVVAGIPQAFISVFFAGSLMIEVIFSLDGLGRMSYEAAVSRDYPVVFGSLFIFTLFGLLIKLVGDICYTLVDPRIDFSARNA; encoded by the coding sequence ATGCTTGGCTACCTGACGCGACGCCTGCTGCTGATCATCCCGACGCTGCTGTGCATTTTGCTGGTGAACTTCTTCATCGTGCAGGCTGCGCCCGGCGGTCCGGTAGAACAGGCCATCGCCAAGCTCCAAGGCGTGGCGGGCGGCACCATCGGCGCGGGCCACACCGAAACCATGAACGTCGGTCAATCCCGCGCCAGCCGGGGTCTGGACCCCAAGCTGATCAAGGAAATCGAGCACCAATACGGCTTCGACAAGCCTTTGCATGAGCGTCTGTGGCTGATGCTGTCGAATTACGCACGACTGGACTTCGGCAACAGCTTCTTTCGCGGCGCCAAGGTCACCGACCTGATCCTGCAAAAGATGCCGGTGTCGATTTCTCTCGGCCTGTGGGCGACGCTGATCACCTATCTTGTGTCGATCCCGCTGGGCATTCGCAAGGCGGTGAAACACGGCAGCCATTTCGACATCTGGAGCAGCACCGCGATCATCATCGGCTACGCGATGCCCGCATTCCTGTTCGCCATGTTGCTGGTGGTGTTGTTCGCGGGAGGCACGTACCTGAACTGGTTCCCGATCCGGGGGCTGGTGTCGGAAAACTTCGATCAGATGACCACCTTGGGCAAGATCGCCGATTATTTCTGGCATTTGGTGCTGCCCGTCGCGTCGCTGGTGATCGGTGGTTTCGCGACGCTGACCATTCTCACCAAGAACTCGTTTCTCAACGAAGTCACCCGCCAATACGTGGTCACGGCTCGGGCCAAGGGTCTGAGTGAACGCCGCGTGCTGTACGGACATGTGTTCCGCAACGCCATGCTGCTGGTGGTCGCGGGCATTCCACAGGCGTTTATCAGCGTGTTCTTTGCGGGTTCACTGATGATCGAGGTGATTTTCTCCCTTGATGGTCTCGGCCGCATGAGTTACGAGGCGGCTGTGTCGCGGGATTACCCAGTGGTGTTTGGTTCGCTCTTCATCTTTACCCTGTTCGGGCTGCTGATCAAACTGGTCGGGGACATCTGCTACACCCTCGTGGACCCCCGAATCGACTTCAGCGCGAGGAATGCCTGA
- a CDS encoding ABC transporter permease: MRRLSPVARRRFERFRNNRRGWWSLWLFCGLFVISLCGELVANDKPLVLSYQHSLYFPAFKRYTEQAFGGQLPFQPDYRSDYVRQLISKGDGWMLFPPIPFSDDTPNYDLNKPAPSPPSAINWLGTDDQARDVLARVIFGARVSILFALALTVISALIGIAAGALQGYYGGWVDLIGQRLLEVWSGLPVLYLLIILSGFVEPNFWWLLGIMALFSWLALVDVVRAEFLRGRNLEYVKAARALGLDDRKVILRHILPNAMNATLSYLPFILTGAISTLTALDFLGFGMPAGSASLGELIGQGKQNLQAPWLGFTAFFTLALILSLLVFIGEALRDAFDPRS; the protein is encoded by the coding sequence ATGCGCAGACTGTCTCCGGTGGCTCGCCGACGCTTCGAGCGTTTTCGCAACAACCGCCGTGGCTGGTGGTCGCTGTGGCTGTTTTGCGGCCTGTTCGTCATCAGCCTCTGTGGCGAACTGGTCGCCAACGACAAACCCTTGGTGCTCAGTTATCAACACAGCTTGTACTTCCCTGCTTTCAAACGGTACACCGAGCAGGCGTTCGGCGGTCAACTGCCCTTCCAGCCGGACTACCGCAGCGATTACGTGCGCCAGCTCATCAGCAAGGGCGACGGCTGGATGCTGTTCCCGCCCATCCCGTTCAGCGACGACACGCCGAACTATGACCTGAACAAACCTGCCCCCAGCCCGCCCTCGGCGATCAACTGGCTGGGCACCGACGATCAGGCGCGGGACGTGCTGGCGCGGGTGATTTTCGGCGCGCGGGTGTCGATTCTGTTCGCCCTGGCGCTGACCGTCATTAGCGCATTGATCGGTATCGCCGCAGGCGCGCTGCAGGGCTATTACGGCGGCTGGGTGGATTTGATCGGCCAGCGTCTACTGGAGGTCTGGTCGGGCCTGCCGGTGCTGTACCTGCTGATCATTCTGTCGGGGTTCGTCGAGCCCAATTTCTGGTGGCTGCTGGGCATCATGGCGCTGTTTTCATGGCTCGCACTGGTAGATGTGGTGCGCGCCGAGTTCCTGCGCGGGCGCAATCTGGAATACGTCAAGGCGGCCCGCGCATTGGGGCTGGACGACCGCAAGGTGATCCTGCGCCACATTCTGCCTAACGCCATGAACGCGACCCTGAGTTACCTGCCGTTCATCCTCACCGGAGCGATTTCGACGCTCACCGCCCTCGACTTCCTCGGCTTCGGCATGCCCGCAGGCAGCGCCTCGTTGGGGGAGTTGATCGGTCAGGGCAAACAGAACCTGCAAGCCCCTTGGCTCGGCTTCACAGCCTTTTTCACGCTGGCACTCATTCTCTCGTTGCTGGTGTTCATTGGCGAGGCGTTGCGCGACGCCTTCGACCCGAGGTCCTGA
- a CDS encoding ABC transporter ATP-binding protein gives MAENLIEIRDLSVSFSGNNVVKHLSLDIPAGECLALVGESGSGKSVTAHSILQLLPQAGTVSTGSIRYRGQELLGADGKTMRQIRGNQIAMIFQEPMTSLNPLHTVSKQIGETLLVHKGMTGKAAQARILELLELVGIQHPKKRLKAYPHELSGGQRQRVMIAMALACEPELLIADEPTTALDVTVQRKILLLLKELQQRLNMSLLLISHDLNLVHSIAQKVCVMRAGEIVEQSNCHTLFKHPQHPYSQLLLDAEPAGEPLPRDTREKVLEVENLRVWFSLGGGIFNRHHEYLKAVDDISLSIERGKTLGIVGESGSGKSTLGQAILRLLESRGSIRFKGHALDCLNQKQMRPWRKQMQVVFQDPYGSLSPRMSVAQIISEGLEVHSELDKVRCDAEVIRALEEVGIDPLSRHRYPHEFSGGQRQRIAIARALVLKPALILLDEPTSALDRTVQKQVVALLRQLQEKHGLTYLFISHDLAVVKALAHDLIVVKDGKVVERGASHDVFDAPQHPYTRELLAAAHPGYN, from the coding sequence GTGGCTGAAAATCTCATTGAAATCCGCGACCTGTCGGTGTCATTCAGCGGCAATAACGTGGTCAAGCACCTGAGCCTCGACATCCCGGCCGGAGAATGCCTCGCGCTGGTTGGCGAGTCCGGTTCGGGCAAATCGGTGACGGCGCATTCGATCCTGCAACTGTTACCCCAGGCGGGCACGGTCAGCACCGGCAGCATCCGTTATCGCGGGCAAGAATTGCTGGGCGCTGATGGCAAAACCATGCGGCAGATTCGCGGCAACCAGATCGCGATGATTTTCCAGGAGCCGATGACTTCGCTGAACCCGTTGCACACGGTTTCCAAGCAGATCGGTGAAACGCTGCTGGTGCACAAGGGCATGACGGGCAAGGCGGCGCAGGCACGCATTCTCGAATTGCTGGAACTGGTGGGCATTCAGCACCCGAAGAAGCGCCTGAAGGCCTACCCCCACGAATTGTCCGGCGGCCAGCGGCAGCGGGTGATGATCGCCATGGCGCTGGCCTGCGAGCCGGAACTGTTGATTGCCGACGAGCCCACCACCGCCCTCGACGTCACGGTTCAGCGCAAGATTCTGTTGCTGCTGAAAGAGCTGCAACAGCGCCTGAACATGTCGCTGCTGCTGATCAGTCACGATTTGAACCTGGTGCACAGCATCGCCCAAAAGGTCTGCGTGATGCGGGCCGGGGAAATCGTCGAGCAGTCCAACTGCCACACCCTGTTCAAACACCCGCAGCACCCGTACAGCCAGCTGTTGCTCGACGCGGAGCCTGCGGGCGAGCCGCTGCCTCGGGACACCCGCGAGAAGGTCCTTGAGGTCGAAAACCTGCGGGTCTGGTTCTCGCTGGGCGGCGGCATCTTCAACCGCCACCACGAATACCTGAAGGCGGTCGATGACATCAGCCTGAGCATCGAGCGTGGCAAGACGCTGGGGATCGTCGGCGAATCGGGGTCGGGAAAATCGACACTTGGTCAGGCAATCCTGCGCTTGCTGGAATCCCGTGGCAGTATCCGCTTCAAGGGTCACGCGCTTGACTGCCTGAACCAGAAGCAGATGCGTCCATGGCGCAAGCAGATGCAAGTGGTGTTTCAGGACCCTTACGGCAGCCTCAGCCCGCGCATGTCGGTGGCACAGATCATCAGCGAGGGGCTGGAAGTGCACAGCGAACTGGACAAGGTCCGCTGCGATGCCGAAGTGATTCGCGCCCTGGAGGAAGTCGGCATCGATCCGCTGAGTCGGCATCGCTATCCCCATGAGTTTTCCGGCGGGCAACGGCAACGTATTGCCATCGCCCGTGCCCTTGTGCTCAAACCTGCCTTGATTTTGCTCGATGAACCGACGTCTGCACTGGACCGTACCGTGCAGAAACAGGTAGTGGCGTTGTTGCGTCAACTCCAGGAGAAACATGGGCTGACGTACCTGTTCATCAGTCACGATCTGGCGGTGGTCAAGGCCCTCGCCCACGACCTGATCGTGGTCAAGGACGGCAAGGTGGTCGAGCGCGGCGCGAGTCATGATGTCTTCGATGCCCCGCAACACCCCTACACCCGGGAGCTGCTGGCGGCGGCGCACCCTGGTTACAACTGA
- a CDS encoding sigma 54-interacting transcriptional regulator, whose product MKDSDSLKDYRRVRRLAIRSLFEIIEQSSEGTVIVDKDARIVWINERYARRFGLEDPSRAVGQPCEKVIPGSLLRQVASNGQPILLDMMDTAKDPLVVMRLPIHDDVGGVIGAIGFALFDELHALSPLLKRYLSMQQELASTRSLLRARQAKYSFAQFIGTSAASLEVKRRARRSASTDSPVLLMGETGTGKELLAHAIHNTSPRAHKPFVSINSAAIPETLLEAEFFGTAPGAFTGADRRGRQGKLRLAEGGTLFLDEIGDMPLPLQSKLLRVLQEKEYEPVGSNEMIKTDIRLIAATSIDLEAAIKRGEFRADLYYRLSVLPIEVPPLRDRLDDMPALTEAILEELHSQHELEPGAMTMLGHHAWPGNIRELRNVLERAALLSDDTQLTADDIRVAIGTVVPHTPAASQRRTEPVLNETYNDARQRFDRELIQAKLAQCRGNVILAARQLGLGRSTLYKKMAALGIAESQ is encoded by the coding sequence ATGAAAGACAGTGACAGCCTCAAGGATTACCGACGCGTTCGGCGCTTAGCGATCCGTTCGTTGTTCGAAATCATCGAGCAGTCCAGTGAAGGTACTGTGATCGTGGACAAGGACGCACGGATCGTCTGGATCAACGAGCGTTATGCGCGCCGCTTCGGTCTCGAAGACCCCAGCCGCGCCGTGGGTCAGCCCTGCGAAAAGGTGATTCCGGGTAGCCTGCTGCGTCAGGTGGCGAGCAACGGCCAGCCGATCTTGCTGGACATGATGGACACCGCCAAGGACCCGCTGGTAGTGATGCGTCTGCCGATCCACGACGACGTGGGCGGCGTGATCGGCGCCATCGGTTTTGCCCTGTTCGACGAGCTGCACGCCCTCTCCCCCTTGCTCAAGCGCTACCTGAGCATGCAGCAGGAACTGGCCTCGACCCGTTCACTGTTGCGGGCGCGACAGGCCAAATACAGTTTTGCGCAGTTCATTGGCACCAGCGCCGCGAGCCTGGAGGTCAAACGCCGTGCGCGTCGCAGCGCCAGCACTGACTCTCCCGTTCTGCTGATGGGCGAAACGGGCACCGGCAAAGAGCTGCTCGCTCACGCGATTCACAACACCTCGCCCCGGGCGCACAAACCTTTCGTCAGCATCAACAGCGCGGCCATTCCCGAAACGTTGCTGGAAGCCGAATTCTTCGGCACGGCGCCGGGGGCGTTCACGGGCGCAGACCGGCGCGGGCGTCAAGGCAAGCTGCGTCTGGCCGAGGGCGGCACGCTGTTTCTCGATGAGATCGGCGACATGCCGCTGCCCCTGCAAAGCAAATTGCTGCGGGTGTTGCAGGAAAAGGAGTACGAACCGGTCGGCTCCAACGAGATGATCAAGACCGACATCCGGCTGATTGCGGCAACGTCCATCGATCTTGAGGCGGCGATCAAGCGCGGGGAATTTCGCGCCGACCTGTATTACCGCCTGAGCGTGCTGCCGATTGAAGTTCCGCCCTTGCGCGACCGGCTGGATGACATGCCCGCGCTGACCGAAGCGATTCTCGAAGAGTTACACAGCCAGCACGAGCTGGAGCCCGGAGCGATGACAATGCTCGGCCATCATGCATGGCCAGGAAACATCCGCGAATTGCGCAACGTGCTGGAACGCGCGGCGCTGCTCAGTGATGACACGCAATTGACTGCCGACGACATTCGCGTGGCCATTGGCACGGTTGTTCCTCATACCCCTGCCGCCTCGCAGCGGCGGACGGAGCCGGTCCTCAACGAAACCTACAACGACGCACGGCAGCGGTTCGACCGGGAATTGATCCAGGCGAAACTGGCGCAATGCAGGGGGAATGTAATCCTAGCCGCCCGGCAATTGGGGTTGGGGCGCTCGACGTTGTACAAGAAGATGGCGGCGTTGGGGATTGCCGAGTCTCAGTAA
- a CDS encoding GntP family permease produces the protein MSVIIALAALALLMLAAYRGYSVILFAPIAALGAVLLTDPSAVAPAFTGVFMDKMVGFVKLYFPVFLLGAVFGKLIELSGFSRSIVATAIKLLGTRQAMLVIVLVCALLTYGGVSLFVVVFAVYPFAAEMFRQSNIPKRLIPATIALGAFSFTMDALPGTPQIQNIIPSTFFNTTAWAAPWLGLIGTVFVFCAGMLFLQRQRNKAQRAGEGYGAELRNEPETPADIQLPNPWIALAPLLLVGIMNLLFTQWIPQWYGKTHTLSLPGMATPVQTEISKITAIWAVEAALLVGIVFVLLFAFSAVKSKLAEGSKGAVSGALLAAMNTASEYGFGAVIASLPGFLVLADGLKSIPNPLVNEAITVTLLAGITGSASGGMSIALAAMSDSFIAAAHAANIPLEVLHRVAAMASGGMDTLPHNGAVITLLAVTGLTHREAYKDIFKITLIKTLAVFVVIATFYATGIV, from the coding sequence ATGAGTGTGATCATCGCCTTGGCAGCCCTCGCGCTGTTGATGCTCGCGGCCTACCGTGGTTACAGCGTCATTCTTTTTGCCCCCATCGCCGCCCTCGGTGCGGTGTTGCTCACCGATCCGTCTGCCGTGGCCCCCGCGTTCACGGGTGTGTTCATGGACAAGATGGTCGGCTTCGTCAAACTTTACTTTCCCGTGTTCTTGCTCGGCGCCGTGTTCGGCAAGCTGATTGAGCTGTCCGGCTTTTCCCGTTCTATCGTGGCCACTGCTATCAAGCTGCTCGGCACGCGGCAGGCGATGCTGGTGATCGTGCTGGTCTGCGCACTGCTGACCTACGGCGGCGTGTCGCTGTTCGTGGTGGTGTTCGCGGTCTACCCGTTCGCCGCCGAAATGTTCCGCCAGAGCAACATCCCGAAACGGCTGATCCCGGCGACCATCGCACTGGGCGCGTTTTCGTTCACCATGGACGCCCTGCCCGGCACGCCGCAGATCCAGAACATCATCCCCTCGACCTTCTTCAACACCACCGCGTGGGCGGCGCCTTGGCTGGGATTGATCGGCACGGTGTTCGTCTTCTGCGCAGGCATGCTGTTCCTGCAACGCCAGCGCAACAAGGCGCAACGCGCGGGTGAAGGCTACGGCGCTGAACTGCGCAACGAACCGGAAACGCCTGCTGACATTCAACTGCCCAACCCATGGATCGCACTCGCGCCTCTGCTGTTGGTCGGGATCATGAACCTGCTGTTCACCCAGTGGATTCCCCAGTGGTACGGCAAAACTCACACCCTCTCGCTGCCCGGCATGGCGACGCCGGTGCAGACCGAAATCTCCAAGATCACCGCCATTTGGGCGGTGGAAGCCGCGTTGTTGGTGGGGATTGTCTTCGTGTTGCTGTTCGCGTTCAGCGCCGTGAAATCCAAACTCGCTGAAGGCAGCAAGGGCGCGGTCAGCGGCGCGTTGCTGGCGGCGATGAACACCGCGTCGGAATACGGCTTTGGCGCAGTCATCGCGTCACTGCCGGGCTTTCTGGTGTTGGCGGACGGCCTCAAGTCGATCCCCAACCCGCTGGTCAACGAGGCGATCACCGTTACCCTGCTGGCGGGCATCACCGGCTCGGCTTCGGGCGGCATGAGCATTGCGCTGGCGGCGATGTCAGACAGTTTCATCGCCGCTGCCCACGCAGCAAACATACCGTTGGAAGTCCTGCACCGGGTGGCGGCGATGGCCAGCGGCGGCATGGACACCCTGCCCCACAACGGCGCCGTCATCACCCTGCTGGCCGTTACCGGCCTGACGCACCGCGAGGCGTACAAGGACATTTTCAAGATCACCCTCATCAAGACCCTGGCGGTTTTCGTGGTGATCGCTACTTTCTATGCAACCGGCATCGTATGA
- a CDS encoding 3-hydroxybutyrate dehydrogenase gives MSLHGKTALVTGSTSGIGLGIALTLAKAGANLVLNGFGDASAVIEQVKQFGGKVGHHPADVSDVAQIADMIAYAEREFGGVDILVNNAGIQHVDAVEDFPVESWDKIIAINLSSVFHSTRLCLPGMRAKNWGRIVNIASVHGLVGSTGKAAYVAAKHGVIGLTKVVGLETATSNVTCNAICPGWVLTPLVQKQIDDRGAETGDIEQAKHDLLAEKQPSLEFVTPSQLGELALFLCSEAGAQVRGAAWNIDGGWLAR, from the coding sequence ATGAGTCTGCACGGCAAAACCGCACTGGTCACCGGCTCCACCAGCGGCATCGGTCTGGGCATCGCCCTGACCTTGGCGAAAGCGGGCGCCAATCTCGTGCTGAACGGCTTTGGTGACGCCTCGGCCGTAATCGAGCAGGTCAAACAGTTCGGCGGCAAGGTCGGCCATCATCCGGCGGACGTCAGCGACGTGGCGCAGATCGCCGACATGATCGCCTACGCCGAGCGTGAGTTTGGCGGCGTGGACATTCTGGTGAACAACGCCGGGATTCAGCACGTCGATGCGGTGGAAGATTTCCCGGTCGAGAGCTGGGACAAGATCATTGCGATCAACCTGTCGTCGGTGTTCCACAGCACCCGTCTGTGCCTGCCCGGCATGCGCGCCAAAAACTGGGGCCGGATCGTCAACATTGCCTCGGTACACGGGCTGGTGGGTTCGACCGGCAAGGCGGCGTACGTCGCGGCGAAGCACGGCGTGATCGGGCTGACCAAAGTGGTGGGGTTGGAGACGGCGACCAGTAATGTGACGTGCAATGCCATTTGTCCAGGCTGGGTGTTGACCCCGCTGGTGCAGAAGCAGATCGATGATCGCGGCGCGGAAACGGGCGACATCGAACAGGCCAAGCATGACCTGCTGGCGGAGAAGCAGCCGTCACTGGAGTTCGTCACCCCGTCTCAACTGGGCGAATTGGCACTGTTCCTGTGCAGCGAAGCCGGTGCGCAGGTGCGTGGTGCGGCGTGGAATATCGATGGGGGCTGGTTGGCGCGCTGA
- a CDS encoding PilT/PilU family type 4a pilus ATPase: MDFPALLKVLATQDGSDLYLSTGAPPCAKFNGVLKPLGTEAFKPGDVALIADGIMDAEQRADFERELEMNLAFSLSGVGRFRINIFKQRNEVSIVARNIKLDIPKFEDLHLPPILLDVVMEKHGLVLFVGATGSGKSTSLAALIDHRNRHASGHIITIEDPVEFIHKHKRSIINQREVGVDTRSFHAALKNTLRQAPDVILIGEIRDRETMEHALAFADTGHLAISTLHANNANQALDRIINFFPEERRPQLLHDLGNNLKAFVSQRLVKTTDGKRRAAVEVMLGTSTIRDLIHRNELTELKGIMEKSVNLGMQTFDNALFDLAVEGAITEEEALKNADSANNVRLRLKLHAEGDANTISTPPPPPQPAAKANVKDWGLVDERDEPGS; this comes from the coding sequence ATGGATTTTCCGGCGTTGTTGAAGGTTTTGGCCACCCAGGATGGATCGGATCTCTACCTGTCTACCGGTGCGCCGCCCTGCGCGAAATTCAATGGCGTCCTCAAGCCATTGGGCACTGAGGCGTTCAAACCCGGCGACGTCGCGCTGATTGCCGACGGGATCATGGACGCCGAGCAGCGGGCGGACTTCGAGCGTGAGCTGGAGATGAACCTGGCGTTCTCCTTGTCGGGCGTCGGACGGTTCCGGATCAACATCTTCAAACAGCGCAACGAAGTGTCCATCGTGGCGCGGAACATCAAGCTCGACATCCCGAAATTCGAAGACCTGCACCTACCACCGATCCTGCTCGACGTGGTCATGGAAAAGCACGGGCTGGTGCTGTTCGTCGGGGCCACGGGCTCGGGCAAATCCACCTCGCTGGCCGCGTTGATCGACCACCGAAACCGGCACGCCAGCGGGCACATCATCACCATTGAAGACCCGGTGGAGTTCATCCACAAACACAAGCGCTCGATCATCAATCAGCGGGAAGTCGGGGTCGACACCCGCAGCTTTCACGCTGCATTGAAGAACACCCTGCGTCAGGCGCCGGACGTGATCCTGATCGGGGAAATCCGTGACCGGGAAACCATGGAGCATGCGCTGGCGTTTGCCGACACCGGGCATTTGGCGATTTCGACCCTGCACGCCAACAACGCCAACCAGGCGCTGGACCGCATCATCAACTTTTTCCCAGAAGAACGCCGCCCGCAGTTGCTGCATGACCTGGGCAACAACCTGAAGGCGTTCGTTTCCCAGCGGCTGGTCAAGACCACGGATGGCAAGCGTCGAGCGGCCGTGGAAGTGATGCTCGGCACGTCAACCATTCGCGACCTGATCCATCGCAATGAACTGACTGAGCTCAAAGGCATCATGGAAAAATCCGTGAACCTGGGGATGCAGACCTTTGATAACGCGCTGTTCGACCTGGCGGTGGAGGGGGCGATCACCGAAGAAGAGGCGCTGAAAAATGCTGATTCCGCAAACAACGTGCGTTTGCGCCTGAAGCTCCACGCCGAGGGCGATGCGAACACGATCTCGACGCCTCCGCCGCCTCCACAGCCCGCCGCGAAAGCAAACGTCAAGGATTGGGGGCTGGTGGATGAGCGGGATGAGCCAGGGAGCTAA
- a CDS encoding peptidylprolyl isomerase produces MKAQARHILVKTAEEAEQLKQRIAKGEAFDVLAKKYSTCPSGKRGGDLGEVRPGQMVGAIDQVIFKKPLRTVHGPVKSKFGYHLVQVFYRD; encoded by the coding sequence ATGAAGGCTCAAGCTCGCCATATTCTGGTCAAGACGGCCGAAGAGGCCGAACAGTTGAAGCAGCGCATCGCCAAGGGTGAAGCCTTCGACGTGCTGGCGAAGAAATATTCCACCTGCCCGTCAGGCAAGCGCGGCGGCGACCTGGGCGAAGTCCGGCCAGGGCAAATGGTCGGCGCCATCGACCAGGTCATCTTCAAAAAGCCCCTGCGCACGGTGCATGGGCCGGTGAAGAGCAAGTTCGGCTATCACCTGGTGCAGGTGTTTTATCGGGATTGA